One Thermococcus kodakarensis KOD1 genomic window carries:
- a CDS encoding peroxiredoxin: MKVGETALDFVLKDQDGKEFRLSDFRGKRVLLSFHPLAWTGICEKQMKALEENYERFEELNVVPVGISVDPVPSKKAWAEHMGLKRLRILSDFWPHGAVSKLYGIFREDGGFSERANVLVDEEGRVVFFKVYPISELPDLEEIFEVLH, encoded by the coding sequence GTGAAAGTTGGTGAAACGGCTCTGGATTTTGTCCTAAAAGATCAAGACGGAAAAGAATTCAGACTCAGCGACTTCAGGGGCAAGAGAGTCCTCCTCTCATTCCACCCGCTTGCGTGGACTGGGATATGCGAGAAGCAGATGAAAGCTTTGGAAGAGAACTACGAGCGCTTTGAGGAGCTGAACGTCGTTCCCGTTGGGATTAGCGTTGACCCCGTGCCGAGCAAGAAGGCGTGGGCAGAACATATGGGGCTGAAGAGGCTGAGGATTCTGAGCGACTTCTGGCCGCACGGGGCTGTTTCAAAGCTCTACGGCATATTTAGAGAAGACGGTGGCTTCTCAGAGAGGGCGAACGTGCTGGTTGATGAGGAAGGAAGGGTAGTCTTTTTCAAAGTCTACCCGATAAGCGAGCTTCCAGATCTGGAGGAGATTTTTGAAGTGCTCCACTGA
- a CDS encoding thiamine pyrophosphate-dependent enzyme produces MNVQLPTGRELFEPKRPGSQDIAWCPGCGNFGIRNILISALAELGLKPNQVAIISGIGQAAKMPHYINVNGYHTLHGRAIPIATGVKASNPELTVIAEGGDGDMYAEGGNHLLHAIRRNPDITVLIHDNQVYGLTKGQASPTTMKGMKTPTQPWGVFEEPFNPLALAIALDASFVARTFMGYFKESVEIIKKAIQHKGLTIVDILHPCVSFNKVNTYAWYREHTYWMDDHDPYDREAAFRRALESDPLPLGIFYIHEKPTFEEQVPAYKKDKTPLWKREPKPELVKKFFEGKKL; encoded by the coding sequence ATGAACGTCCAGCTTCCCACTGGGAGGGAGCTCTTCGAGCCGAAGAGACCCGGAAGCCAAGATATAGCATGGTGCCCTGGATGTGGCAACTTCGGCATAAGGAACATTCTCATCTCAGCACTGGCCGAACTCGGGCTAAAGCCCAACCAGGTTGCCATCATCAGCGGTATTGGACAGGCGGCAAAAATGCCGCACTACATCAACGTCAACGGCTACCACACACTCCACGGGAGGGCTATTCCGATAGCCACTGGTGTGAAGGCATCCAACCCCGAGCTTACGGTCATAGCCGAGGGTGGAGACGGTGATATGTACGCCGAGGGCGGAAATCACTTGCTCCACGCCATAAGGAGGAATCCTGACATAACAGTCCTCATCCACGACAACCAGGTTTACGGACTGACTAAAGGACAGGCATCTCCAACTACCATGAAGGGCATGAAGACCCCCACCCAGCCGTGGGGAGTGTTTGAGGAGCCCTTCAACCCGCTCGCCCTAGCGATAGCCTTGGATGCTTCCTTCGTCGCGAGAACCTTTATGGGATACTTCAAGGAGAGTGTCGAGATCATCAAGAAGGCCATCCAGCACAAAGGCCTGACCATAGTGGACATCCTCCACCCGTGTGTGAGCTTCAACAAGGTGAACACCTACGCCTGGTACAGGGAGCACACATACTGGATGGACGACCACGACCCCTACGACAGGGAGGCTGCCTTCAGAAGGGCTTTGGAGAGCGACCCGCTCCCGCTCGGAATATTCTACATCCACGAGAAGCCCACCTTTGAGGAGCAGGTTCCAGCTTATAAGAAGGACAAGACACCGCTCTGGAAGCGCGAGCCGAAGCCCGAGCTGGTGAAGAAGTTCTTTGAGGGGAAGAAGCTCTGA
- a CDS encoding 2-oxoacid:acceptor oxidoreductase subunit alpha, protein MSEFKEDVSIVLGGAAGQGIQTVEEILTHALKKSGYHVYANKEYMSRVRGGINTTEIRVSSKRVRAFVKRIDILVPFKQGVLSWVRDRLGENTVVLGEKENVEEEFLDKVNLVEVPLTKMVMEVGSQLYLNTTAAGLIVGFFHGDFGAVEEYIRKRFGSKGENVVQKNIEAARKGYELGVKLCEEGTIKIEVERDEKVKDEVLLTGTEAVGIGAFAGGMDFLSFYPMSPSTGVSTFAAQHAEEFGIIVEQVEDEISAINMALGAWYAGARAMVSTSGGGFALMSEAISLAGMAENPVVVHLAQRPGPATGLPTRTMQGDLNLVLYSGHGDFPRIILAPGSLEEAFYLTAEAFNLADKYQVPVIILTDQYFVDTYYNLPAPDMEKVKFERYIVEAKPGYRRYELTEDGISPRAVPGYGEEVVIANGNEHDEWGDITEDAELTIKMQEKRAIKKLETIKKNAPLPKLIGSENAKYLVIAWGSTLHVVEEALEKLGRDDVALLHFSWVYPLKPKVREFFEGKVLIDVENNITGQFAELLRKELGIEVHHKILKYDGRPFSVEEVLEGLKGVIE, encoded by the coding sequence ATGAGTGAGTTTAAGGAAGACGTCTCCATAGTTCTCGGCGGAGCGGCCGGACAGGGCATCCAGACGGTTGAGGAAATCCTCACCCACGCCCTCAAGAAGTCCGGCTACCACGTCTATGCAAACAAGGAGTACATGTCCCGAGTCAGGGGCGGAATAAACACCACGGAGATACGCGTTTCTTCAAAGCGCGTCAGGGCCTTCGTGAAGAGGATAGACATCCTCGTGCCTTTCAAGCAGGGCGTTCTGAGCTGGGTTAGAGACAGGCTCGGAGAAAACACCGTCGTCTTAGGGGAGAAAGAAAACGTTGAGGAGGAGTTTTTGGACAAGGTCAACCTCGTCGAAGTCCCGCTCACGAAGATGGTCATGGAAGTCGGAAGCCAGCTCTACCTCAACACTACAGCGGCCGGCCTGATAGTCGGCTTCTTCCACGGAGACTTTGGGGCTGTTGAGGAATACATAAGGAAGCGCTTCGGAAGCAAGGGCGAGAACGTTGTCCAGAAGAACATCGAAGCGGCAAGAAAGGGCTACGAGCTGGGGGTGAAGCTCTGCGAGGAAGGGACTATCAAGATCGAGGTTGAGAGAGATGAGAAAGTTAAGGATGAAGTCCTCCTGACCGGCACGGAAGCGGTCGGAATAGGCGCCTTCGCTGGGGGTATGGACTTCCTGAGCTTCTATCCCATGAGCCCATCAACGGGAGTTTCAACCTTCGCGGCCCAGCACGCGGAGGAGTTTGGGATAATCGTCGAGCAGGTCGAGGACGAGATTTCGGCCATAAACATGGCGCTTGGAGCGTGGTACGCTGGAGCGAGGGCGATGGTGAGCACTTCTGGCGGCGGCTTCGCGTTGATGAGCGAGGCGATAAGCTTAGCCGGAATGGCGGAGAACCCTGTGGTGGTGCACCTTGCCCAAAGGCCAGGGCCTGCTACAGGTCTCCCAACGAGGACGATGCAGGGCGATTTGAACCTCGTCCTCTACTCCGGCCACGGCGACTTCCCGAGGATAATCCTAGCCCCAGGAAGCCTTGAGGAGGCGTTCTACCTTACGGCGGAGGCGTTCAATTTAGCGGACAAGTACCAGGTTCCCGTGATAATTCTCACCGATCAGTACTTCGTTGACACCTACTACAACCTCCCTGCTCCGGATATGGAGAAAGTCAAGTTCGAGCGCTACATCGTCGAGGCGAAGCCAGGTTATAGGCGGTACGAGCTTACAGAGGACGGGATCTCGCCGAGGGCGGTTCCAGGCTACGGAGAAGAGGTCGTGATTGCCAACGGAAACGAGCACGACGAGTGGGGCGACATAACTGAAGACGCCGAGCTCACGATAAAGATGCAGGAGAAGAGGGCCATCAAGAAGCTTGAGACCATAAAAAAGAACGCGCCGCTTCCGAAGCTTATAGGGAGCGAGAATGCCAAATACTTAGTGATAGCATGGGGTTCGACGCTCCACGTGGTTGAAGAGGCCCTTGAGAAGCTCGGAAGGGACGACGTTGCTCTGCTCCACTTCAGCTGGGTCTATCCACTCAAACCGAAGGTAAGGGAGTTCTTCGAAGGTAAGGTTCTCATCGATGTGGAGAACAACATCACCGGCCAGTTCGCAGAGCTTCTCAGGAAGGAGCTTGGCATAGAGGTGCACCATAAAATCCTGAAGTACGACGGGAGGCCGTTCTCGGTTGAAGAGGTTCTTGAGGGCCTCAAGGGGGTGATAGAATGA
- the msrA gene encoding peptide-methionine (S)-S-oxide reductase MsrA: MGGIKIEPKTAIFAGGCFWCMEEAFERLPGVIEAISGYTGGWVENPTYELVSTGETGHREAVKVIYDPSKISYERLLDVFWRNIDPTDPGGQFADRGEQYKTAIFYLDEEQRELAEESKRRLELSGIFDEPIATEILPAKEFYPAEDYHQGYYFRFEANYKGYKLYSGRLGFIKSVWEKNRHFRLFPEREGYWLGYVKPSDAELKRQLTPLQYRVTQLGDTEEPFHNEYWNNHEEGIYVDVVSGEPLFSLLDKYDSGTGWPSFTKPLEEWAVVEAGECEGFLCGREVRSRFAGSHLGHVFDEPTPTGKRYCINSAALRFIPRDELRRYGYTAYEGIFK; encoded by the coding sequence ATGGGTGGTATCAAAATTGAACCTAAGACGGCAATATTCGCCGGTGGCTGCTTCTGGTGCATGGAGGAGGCCTTTGAGAGACTTCCCGGAGTGATTGAGGCAATCTCTGGCTACACCGGCGGCTGGGTGGAAAATCCAACCTATGAGCTCGTCTCAACAGGTGAAACCGGCCACAGGGAAGCGGTAAAGGTGATTTACGATCCATCAAAAATTTCCTACGAGAGACTTTTGGATGTTTTCTGGCGGAACATAGACCCCACGGATCCAGGCGGCCAGTTCGCCGATAGGGGCGAGCAGTACAAGACCGCTATATTTTACCTCGACGAGGAACAGAGGGAACTCGCGGAAGAATCGAAGAGAAGGCTTGAGCTTTCGGGAATATTCGACGAGCCGATAGCTACCGAGATTCTGCCAGCGAAGGAGTTTTATCCGGCTGAAGACTACCACCAGGGCTACTACTTCCGCTTTGAGGCGAACTACAAAGGCTACAAGCTCTACTCTGGAAGACTGGGCTTCATAAAGTCCGTTTGGGAGAAAAACCGGCACTTCAGGCTCTTCCCTGAGAGAGAGGGCTACTGGCTCGGCTATGTTAAGCCCAGCGACGCAGAGCTTAAACGTCAGCTAACTCCCCTCCAGTATAGGGTTACACAGCTCGGAGATACGGAAGAGCCTTTCCACAACGAGTACTGGAACAATCACGAGGAAGGAATATACGTTGATGTGGTCTCCGGAGAGCCCCTGTTCAGCTTGCTCGACAAGTATGACTCCGGAACCGGATGGCCGAGCTTTACAAAGCCCCTGGAAGAGTGGGCAGTCGTTGAGGCTGGAGAGTGCGAGGGCTTCCTCTGCGGGCGGGAAGTCCGGAGCCGCTTTGCAGGTTCCCACCTCGGACACGTCTTCGACGAGCCCACACCAACGGGAAAGCGCTACTGCATAAACTCCGCGGCACTTCGCTTTATTCCAAGGGATGAGCTTAGAAGATACGGCTACACCGCTTACGAGGGGATTTTTAAGTAG
- a CDS encoding LamG domain-containing protein, whose amino-acid sequence MDRARILLIAIVIDLIAIGVVASAIYQENSKKTSEEVSIDGTPIEGVLKLYTTPTGPIKSINGTLIGNVTAYGRVLHFDGNGYVDLSNAIGEISDMKVGAISLVFRYEETDQNVLPILYFGDREGKSLFIIEIGHNGENNRRLYVTWIPEGDKPALCFDSGFNLKPGRWYHLVVVVSEDGNTAYLNGREMTWRHYNFGNESMRLFCVDIPGKELFTLGYGKTADSVTPEFLYFHGDIADLRIYPWPLSAEEVSSLLEEIRSRN is encoded by the coding sequence ATGGACAGGGCGAGGATACTCCTCATTGCCATAGTTATAGACCTCATAGCGATTGGAGTCGTTGCAAGTGCCATCTATCAAGAGAACTCAAAGAAGACATCGGAGGAAGTCTCAATTGATGGGACTCCCATAGAAGGGGTGCTCAAACTCTACACCACTCCAACTGGGCCCATCAAGAGCATCAATGGAACCTTAATCGGCAACGTCACTGCATATGGAAGAGTGCTCCATTTTGATGGGAACGGCTACGTTGACCTCAGCAATGCCATCGGAGAAATATCGGACATGAAGGTTGGAGCTATTTCACTCGTCTTCCGCTACGAGGAAACCGACCAGAATGTCCTCCCAATCCTCTACTTTGGCGACAGGGAAGGAAAGAGCCTCTTCATAATTGAGATAGGGCACAACGGTGAGAACAACAGGAGGCTCTACGTCACCTGGATTCCGGAGGGAGATAAGCCTGCCCTCTGCTTCGACAGCGGCTTCAACCTCAAGCCCGGAAGGTGGTATCACCTCGTCGTGGTCGTGAGCGAGGATGGAAACACCGCCTACCTGAACGGAAGGGAGATGACCTGGAGGCACTACAACTTCGGGAACGAGAGCATGAGGCTCTTCTGTGTCGACATCCCGGGGAAGGAGCTCTTCACCCTCGGCTACGGAAAGACGGCGGACTCTGTAACGCCAGAGTTCCTCTACTTCCACGGGGACATCGCCGACCTTAGAATCTACCCCTGGCCGCTCAGCGCGGAAGAAGTCAGCAGCCTTTTGGAAGAAATAAGGAGCAGAAATTAG
- a CDS encoding DUF835 domain-containing protein: protein MITGITLALAGFLIIEFLGKRYGWRAYLFGASIVLLGVGATSTAVMIGNRGVPIVNPNDWVVLTAPIIVTLTYSLLVLHGGMIEETPEEINIKSGVTIARKIEERSLKGYPVLAFMRKRISVPGWKTYWITAAGRDETSIYPTELHKIVDMVARYVAEAKNKGVTPVVLVEGLELLAMYNDFKALLKALATIHDILVVENGALIILLEEDAWDRRELELLRSVLGIGVSAPKKLKPTVSK from the coding sequence GTGATCACGGGTATAACCCTTGCCCTAGCGGGCTTTCTAATAATCGAGTTCCTCGGAAAGCGGTACGGCTGGAGGGCCTACCTCTTTGGGGCCAGCATAGTTCTCCTCGGGGTTGGAGCAACCAGTACCGCTGTTATGATTGGAAATCGGGGCGTTCCAATTGTCAATCCAAACGATTGGGTAGTTTTAACAGCTCCCATTATAGTGACGTTAACGTATTCCCTTCTTGTTCTACATGGAGGGATGATCGAGGAGACTCCAGAAGAGATCAATATAAAGTCTGGAGTCACCATAGCACGGAAGATAGAGGAGAGAAGTCTGAAGGGCTATCCCGTGCTGGCCTTCATGAGAAAGCGCATCTCCGTTCCAGGATGGAAAACCTACTGGATAACAGCTGCTGGAAGGGACGAGACGAGCATATACCCGACCGAGCTCCATAAAATCGTGGACATGGTGGCAAGATACGTTGCAGAGGCAAAGAACAAGGGTGTAACCCCGGTGGTTCTTGTAGAGGGCCTTGAATTACTCGCGATGTACAACGATTTTAAGGCTCTCCTCAAGGCCCTGGCAACAATACACGATATCCTCGTGGTCGAAAACGGTGCGCTCATAATTCTCCTCGAGGAAGATGCTTGGGACAGGAGGGAATTAGAACTGCTTCGCTCCGTTCTCGGAATTGGCGTTTCTGCTCCCAAAAAATTGAAGCCCACAGTATCAAAGTGA
- a CDS encoding ferritin-like domain-containing protein, translating to MSALASDEKKRIGINEVRAMAIRSEIGAARVYEALAELTENEEMKKLFLTLAREEWGHKEVVERLINEKTLSPVVELPEEIVTEFAVLYENAERLLSPETTAKDVVDVALRAELASEKFYAHLIDYAKDEKARSALQMLANMERDHYSRLMTWRLLL from the coding sequence GTGAGCGCATTGGCTAGTGATGAAAAGAAGAGGATAGGGATAAATGAAGTTAGAGCCATGGCAATACGCTCCGAAATAGGCGCCGCCAGAGTGTATGAAGCACTTGCGGAACTTACCGAAAATGAAGAGATGAAGAAACTCTTCCTTACTCTGGCGAGGGAGGAGTGGGGCCACAAGGAGGTTGTGGAGAGGCTGATAAACGAGAAAACCCTTAGTCCTGTGGTAGAACTGCCAGAGGAGATAGTAACGGAGTTCGCCGTTCTCTATGAGAACGCTGAGAGGCTGCTCTCCCCTGAGACAACTGCTAAGGACGTTGTAGATGTGGCCCTTCGGGCAGAGCTGGCGAGCGAGAAGTTCTACGCGCACCTAATAGATTACGCAAAAGATGAGAAGGCAAGAAGCGCCCTCCAGATGTTGGCAAACATGGAAAGAGATCACTACTCAAGGCTGATGACGTGGAGGCTCCTGCTCTGA
- a CDS encoding MarR family transcriptional regulator gives MSVELVFKVLKEAGRPLKSAEIAELAGLDKKEVGRAIKKLKKKGR, from the coding sequence ATGAGTGTCGAGCTGGTGTTCAAGGTTCTCAAAGAAGCTGGCAGACCGCTCAAGTCTGCTGAAATAGCCGAGTTAGCTGGTCTCGATAAGAAGGAGGTTGGCAGGGCGATAAAGAAGCTCAAGAAGAAGGGAAGATAG